One Sus scrofa isolate TJ Tabasco breed Duroc chromosome 1, Sscrofa11.1, whole genome shotgun sequence DNA segment encodes these proteins:
- the RWDD1 gene encoding RWD domain-containing protein 1 isoform X2 encodes MVMIFTLVTAVQEKLNEIVDQIKTRREEEKKQKEKEAEEAEKQLFHGTPVTIENFLSWKAKFDAELLEIKKKRMKEEEQAGKNKLSGRQLFETDHNLDTSDIQFLEDAGNNVEVDESLFQEMDDLELEDDEDDPDYNPADPESDLTD; translated from the exons ATGGTGATGATCTTTACTTTAGTGACAGCTgtgcaagaaaaattaaatgaaatagtagatcaaataaaaactagaagagaagaagaaaagaaacaaaaagaaaaagaagcagaggaagCTGAAAAG caaTTATTCCATGGCACTCCTGTGACAATTGAGAATTTCTTAAGTTGGAAGGCCAAGTTTGATGCAGaactcttggaaattaaaaagaaacgaATGAAAGAAGAAGAgcaagcaggaaaaaataaattaagtg ggcGACAGCTATTTGAAACAGATCATAATCTTGACACATCTGATATCCAGTTCTTGGAAGATG CTGGAAACAATGTGGAGGTAGATGAGTCTTTGTTCCAGGAAATGGATGACTTGGAGCTGGAGGATGATGAGGATGATCCAGACTACAATCCTGCTGACCCGGAGAGCGACTTGACCGATTAA